The Anoxybacillus flavithermus genome has a segment encoding these proteins:
- a CDS encoding threonine-phosphate decarboxylase — MRLPAHGANPQRLYEAMQMEMPHLYVDFSVNVNPLQHEHVTIEQQWLRWMNEYPEERSETLRTMIAEREHVMPSNVFVGNGAAECIYLLAEQFAGKHIGIIEPTFSEYRQACEAYGCTVHSFMLDEHWQPPLDQMVANLPSLHALFVCHPNNPTGTVWSEETMHTLLNAAHDEGVYVVVDEAFYDFWIDGYSVSSFLRAFDRLIVLRSLTKMYRLAGVRLGYVLAHEHVVNKLIKKQPPWSVNTIAQQIAKQLLKDDAFVERTKVYIASERKRVFEQLNKLGYKYSPSVVNFYMLYDETITLFPFLLQHGIVARHTFNFRGLDGKYVRFAVRTKEENDHLLSYLRRWKQ; from the coding sequence TTGCGCTTACCTGCACATGGGGCTAATCCGCAACGGTTATACGAAGCGATGCAAATGGAAATGCCGCATTTATATGTTGATTTTAGCGTCAATGTAAATCCGCTTCAGCACGAACATGTGACAATAGAACAACAGTGGTTGCGTTGGATGAATGAATATCCAGAAGAGCGAAGTGAGACGCTTCGTACGATGATTGCTGAACGAGAACATGTCATGCCGTCAAACGTCTTTGTTGGAAATGGTGCTGCTGAGTGCATTTATTTGCTTGCTGAACAATTTGCAGGAAAACATATTGGCATCATTGAGCCAACGTTTTCAGAATATCGTCAGGCATGCGAAGCTTACGGTTGTACCGTTCACTCGTTTATGTTAGATGAACATTGGCAACCACCGCTAGACCAAATGGTTGCGAACTTGCCGTCTTTACACGCGCTATTTGTTTGTCATCCGAACAATCCGACCGGTACCGTATGGTCAGAAGAAACGATGCATACGTTGTTAAATGCGGCGCATGATGAAGGAGTATATGTTGTCGTTGACGAAGCATTTTATGACTTCTGGATTGACGGTTATTCCGTTTCTTCTTTTTTACGTGCGTTTGACCGCTTAATTGTGTTGCGGTCGTTAACGAAAATGTATCGACTGGCAGGTGTACGGCTCGGCTATGTGCTCGCACACGAACACGTCGTAAACAAGTTAATAAAAAAACAGCCACCGTGGAGCGTCAATACGATTGCTCAACAAATAGCGAAACAATTATTAAAAGACGATGCATTTGTGGAGCGAACGAAAGTGTACATTGCATCGGAGCGAAAACGAGTATTTGAACAATTGAATAAACTTGGCTACAAATATTCACCGTCTGTCGTTAATTTTTATATGTTATACGATGAAACGATCACGCTTTTTCCTTTTCTTTTACAACATGGTATTGTCGCGCGGCATACGTTTAATTTTCGGGGACTGGACGGAAAATATGTCCGTTTTGCGGTTCGAACGAAAGAGGAAAACGATCACCTCCTCTCTTATTTAAGAAGGTGGAAGCAATGA
- a CDS encoding cobalamin biosynthesis protein CobU produces MMVFISGGVRSGKSSFAERCAKMIAEPTNSLHYIATALRTDEEMEARIAHHQAQRKHDGWQTWEQPYDLDCIMPMFGGRDVVLLDCLTNLWANELFHDDIWDVKEKVPRIVQQMKQLGNKAKGLVIVSNEIFYDGIPNERGTYTYVHGLGLLHQQIVACSDVAILMRYGLPILKKGRWPCGTEWS; encoded by the coding sequence ATGATGGTATTTATTAGCGGAGGGGTGCGTAGCGGAAAGTCTTCATTCGCAGAACGATGCGCGAAAATGATCGCCGAACCGACTAATTCCCTTCATTATATTGCCACAGCGCTGCGGACAGATGAAGAAATGGAAGCGCGCATTGCTCACCACCAAGCACAACGGAAACATGACGGCTGGCAAACGTGGGAACAACCGTATGATCTCGATTGTATCATGCCGATGTTTGGTGGACGTGATGTTGTTTTACTTGATTGTTTAACAAACTTATGGGCTAATGAGCTGTTTCACGATGATATATGGGATGTAAAGGAAAAAGTACCACGTATCGTGCAACAAATGAAGCAATTAGGGAACAAAGCAAAAGGGCTTGTGATTGTAAGTAATGAAATATTTTATGACGGCATACCGAACGAACGAGGAACGTATACGTATGTGCACGGTCTCGGTTTATTGCATCAACAGATTGTTGCGTGTAGCGATGTAGCCATTTTGATGCGTTACGGTTTGCCGATTTTGAAGAAAGGAAGATGGCCATGTGGCACGGAGTGGTCTTAG
- a CDS encoding adenosylcobinamide-GDP ribazoletransferase, whose amino-acid sequence MAMWHGVVLAIQFLTIIPIRMQVDWNERTARVAVLSFPFVGAIIGLFLVAIHAVLFDRISSLVLSFLLLFFSIFLSGGLHADGWMDCSDAYFSYRDRQRRLDIMSDSRVGAFAVLSILFLLGFRFIFMFETVSHMSLFSLFCIPLFSRFGMTLLLLTTPLAKQTGMAAAFRQHVDHRYAPFLVVYGLIALLSFETIVLFLSLMLYYVVARAFAVKQFGGITGDVLGAFIEGSETVLWFVIWLLHTFAIL is encoded by the coding sequence ATGGCCATGTGGCACGGAGTGGTCTTAGCGATACAGTTTTTAACGATCATCCCCATTCGTATGCAAGTGGATTGGAATGAACGAACAGCGCGTGTGGCTGTCCTTTCGTTTCCTTTCGTCGGTGCAATCATCGGACTTTTTCTTGTTGCCATACATGCCGTATTGTTCGATCGCATTTCTTCACTTGTTTTGTCGTTTTTATTATTATTTTTCTCTATTTTTCTTTCAGGAGGATTGCACGCGGACGGATGGATGGATTGTAGCGATGCATATTTTTCGTATCGTGATCGACAGCGACGTCTCGATATTATGAGCGACTCTCGTGTCGGGGCATTTGCGGTGTTATCCATTTTATTTTTGCTCGGTTTTCGTTTCATTTTTATGTTTGAAACGGTTTCTCATATGTCGTTGTTTTCCCTTTTTTGTATTCCGTTATTTTCTCGCTTTGGAATGACGTTGCTTTTATTGACAACACCACTTGCGAAACAAACCGGGATGGCGGCAGCCTTCCGCCAACATGTCGATCATCGGTATGCGCCATTTCTCGTTGTATACGGCCTCATTGCTTTGTTATCGTTTGAAACGATCGTATTATTCTTATCATTAATGTTGTATTATGTTGTCGCGCGCGCGTTTGCCGTAAAGCAGTTTGGCGGAATAACAGGCGATGTGCTTGGGGCGTTTATTGAAGGGAGCGAAACGGTTTTATGGTTCGTCATTTGGCTATTACATACATTCGCCATTTTGTAA
- a CDS encoding phosphoglycerate mutase, whose translation MVRHLAITYIRHFVTKENEEKQYIGWTNVPIVKQPRVSHQLEADIVMTSDLLRCRQTAYVLFPNHVMECSYRWRELHFGDFEGKTYEQLQAVEAYRHWLDDPARYAPPNGETLTEFETRVEQAIDDVVYRSVSHVVVVTHGGVIRYILSKYAPDIRPFWKWHVPFGEGVTLYNTRERWRERKRCISLAAVRFKVSGNG comes from the coding sequence ATGGTTCGTCATTTGGCTATTACATACATTCGCCATTTTGTAACGAAAGAAAACGAGGAGAAACAATATATCGGTTGGACGAATGTACCTATTGTAAAGCAACCGCGTGTGTCGCATCAGCTTGAAGCGGATATTGTCATGACAAGCGACTTGCTCCGTTGTCGGCAAACGGCGTATGTTTTGTTTCCGAATCACGTCATGGAATGTTCCTATCGTTGGCGTGAACTCCATTTTGGCGATTTTGAAGGAAAAACGTATGAGCAATTGCAAGCAGTTGAAGCGTATCGCCATTGGCTCGATGATCCGGCTCGTTATGCACCTCCGAACGGAGAGACGTTGACCGAGTTTGAGACACGTGTGGAACAAGCGATTGATGATGTTGTTTATCGGTCGGTATCGCATGTTGTTGTTGTGACGCACGGTGGAGTCATTCGTTATATATTATCAAAGTACGCCCCTGACATCCGTCCATTTTGGAAATGGCATGTTCCATTTGGTGAAGGAGTGACGCTTTATAATACGAGAGAACGTTGGAGGGAGAGAAAGCGATGCATTTCGTTAGCGGCGGTGCGTTTCAAGGTAAGCGGAAATGGGTAA
- a CDS encoding cobalamin biosynthesis protein CobU — protein sequence MHFVSGGAFQGKRKWVNTYYALTHTPHVWHCAYEKALPLPNEYKTVPVVVLEGIEQWIREYFLPYTTREKEKILSYMNAWERWEKEKERTVVWIGCDMNQGIVPIDAHERAWRDAVGWTYQQLAHICSRVDYVWCGINEQIK from the coding sequence ATGCATTTCGTTAGCGGCGGTGCGTTTCAAGGTAAGCGGAAATGGGTAAACACATATTATGCATTAACGCATACACCACATGTTTGGCATTGTGCGTATGAAAAGGCACTCCCACTTCCAAACGAATATAAAACTGTACCCGTCGTCGTCCTTGAAGGAATTGAACAATGGATTCGCGAATATTTTCTTCCTTATACAACACGTGAAAAAGAAAAAATCCTGTCGTATATGAATGCATGGGAGCGATGGGAAAAAGAGAAAGAACGGACGGTCGTTTGGATTGGCTGCGATATGAATCAAGGGATCGTACCAATCGATGCACATGAACGAGCGTGGCGAGATGCAGTTGGTTGGACGTATCAACAACTTGCGCACATATGTAGTCGTGTAGATTATGTATGGTGCGGCATAAATGAACAAATAAAATAG
- a CDS encoding ATP--cob(I)alamin adenosyltransferase — protein MKLYTKTGDKGQTSLVGGRVDKNDVRVEAYGTIDEANSMIGWAMTLLQDEKFRDIYQELQRIQHELFDCGGDLAIVGEKIPYKVKAEMVTFLEERIDAYIQQAPPLERFILPGGSPQAAALHMARTVTRRAERCVVALMKQQQTNEVVLQYMNRLSDYLFAVARVVNARLQVKDVEYERSAIVFRDKNEKKGESE, from the coding sequence ATGAAGTTGTACACAAAAACAGGTGATAAAGGGCAAACGAGTTTAGTTGGAGGACGAGTTGATAAAAACGATGTGCGCGTAGAAGCGTACGGAACGATTGATGAAGCAAATTCGATGATCGGCTGGGCAATGACGTTATTGCAAGACGAAAAGTTTCGTGATATTTATCAAGAACTGCAACGTATTCAACATGAACTTTTTGATTGCGGTGGTGATTTAGCCATTGTCGGTGAAAAAATACCTTACAAAGTAAAGGCGGAAATGGTGACGTTTTTAGAGGAACGCATTGATGCATATATTCAACAAGCGCCGCCGCTTGAACGGTTTATTTTGCCAGGGGGGTCTCCACAAGCTGCTGCGTTACATATGGCACGGACGGTGACACGAAGAGCAGAACGTTGTGTTGTAGCGTTAATGAAGCAACAACAAACGAATGAAGTCGTTTTACAATATATGAATCGTTTATCAGACTATTTATTTGCCGTTGCGCGCGTCGTCAACGCTCGCTTGCAAGTAAAAGATGTAGAATATGAACGAAGCGCGATTGTGTTTCGTGATAAAAATGAAAAAAAAGGTGAATCGGAATGA
- a CDS encoding ECF transporter S component: MRRFTLLVMFISLSVIGSLIKIPFTIGSIALDSAPAVVAAVLLGPTAAAVVASVGHVVSALFGGFPLGPFHILVAIEMAALLYIVGLLIRRGWFIFSYVCFFIGNALLAPLPFVWIMSPAFVLSIIPSLALATGVNLAIAVVVSKALQRAWGKQHA, encoded by the coding sequence ATGAGGCGTTTCACGTTGCTTGTTATGTTTATTAGTCTATCCGTCATCGGTTCGCTTATCAAAATCCCATTTACAATCGGAAGTATTGCGCTCGATAGCGCACCTGCGGTTGTAGCAGCTGTTTTGCTCGGGCCAACAGCTGCTGCGGTTGTGGCAAGTGTTGGACATGTTGTATCTGCTTTATTTGGCGGATTTCCGCTTGGTCCATTTCATATACTTGTGGCTATTGAAATGGCCGCTCTTTTATACATTGTCGGCTTGTTGATAAGACGAGGATGGTTCATTTTTAGTTATGTATGTTTTTTTATCGGTAATGCACTACTTGCACCGTTACCTTTTGTATGGATCATGAGCCCGGCGTTTGTACTTTCTATCATTCCGTCTCTTGCATTAGCTACGGGCGTCAATTTAGCGATTGCTGTTGTCGTGTCGAAAGCGTTGCAACGCGCGTGGGGGAAGCAGCATGCGTGA
- a CDS encoding ATPase produces MRDVLCVPLDEENELVLATDCSGGIGLKQDDVVNVPYDVVAYYGARVAWMELMSIGATPKAFVLQNFVNDDAWHALVAGVQQTMEELQLSLPITGSSESNMPLMQSAVGFVAVGTVRKTEKRINVTPTDACWAVIGEPLVGEAVIQKKDRIIPLSLFRTLLQLDGVYEIIPAGSKGISHEWKLMYGERPLRCSLPPHASAGPATCVLVSYHQKQEPLLQSLAGTLFYPIVNEL; encoded by the coding sequence ATGCGTGACGTATTATGTGTGCCGCTTGATGAAGAAAACGAACTCGTTTTGGCGACAGATTGTTCAGGTGGCATTGGCTTAAAACAAGATGATGTTGTAAATGTGCCATACGATGTTGTTGCGTACTACGGCGCGCGAGTAGCATGGATGGAATTGATGAGTATAGGGGCAACACCAAAAGCTTTTGTTTTACAAAATTTTGTGAACGACGATGCATGGCATGCACTTGTCGCAGGCGTTCAACAAACGATGGAAGAATTGCAGTTGTCGCTCCCTATAACAGGAAGTAGCGAATCAAATATGCCGCTCATGCAATCAGCTGTCGGTTTTGTAGCTGTCGGCACGGTGCGCAAAACAGAAAAAAGGATAAATGTTACACCGACGGATGCATGTTGGGCGGTCATTGGCGAGCCGCTCGTTGGTGAGGCGGTTATACAAAAAAAAGATCGGATCATTCCGCTTTCGTTATTTCGCACGTTGTTGCAGTTAGATGGTGTATATGAAATAATCCCAGCTGGTTCAAAAGGGATATCGCATGAGTGGAAGCTTATGTATGGGGAACGACCACTTCGTTGTTCCCTTCCGCCACATGCTTCTGCTGGCCCAGCGACATGTGTGCTTGTAAGTTATCATCAAAAGCAAGAGCCGTTATTGCAGTCACTTGCTGGAACGCTTTTTTATCCGATTGTAAATGAATTGTAA
- a CDS encoding histidinol phosphatase: MLTDYHNHLERGTLTLDYLKQFTDEAARKGIEHFGISEHAYHFYQTKNILSNPWIEERRYYDMADYVRLFHEAWDAGIDVKMSIEMDYTPGKHEEMAQFIRAYDFDYVIGSIHWVDDFGIDLAEFRKEWDRRDLYDTYRKYFDQVVTLAESNLFDIIGHLDLVKIFKYVPEDEEFLLEQYDRATTALANSKTCVEISTAGLRKPVGELYPDPRLLQMCYDKGIPIVLSSDAHVPQDVGADYDRAIALATTVGYKEVMTFCKGERKAVPLG; encoded by the coding sequence ATGTTAACAGATTACCATAATCATTTAGAGCGTGGGACGTTGACGCTTGATTATTTAAAGCAATTTACGGACGAAGCTGCGCGGAAAGGCATTGAACATTTCGGTATTTCCGAGCATGCGTATCATTTTTATCAGACGAAAAATATTTTATCGAATCCATGGATTGAAGAACGTCGCTACTATGATATGGCTGATTACGTTCGTTTATTTCATGAAGCGTGGGATGCCGGAATTGATGTGAAAATGTCGATCGAAATGGATTACACGCCAGGCAAACATGAAGAAATGGCGCAGTTTATTCGCGCTTACGATTTTGATTATGTCATTGGCTCGATTCATTGGGTTGATGATTTTGGTATCGATTTAGCTGAGTTTCGGAAAGAGTGGGATCGTCGCGATCTATACGATACATATCGAAAATATTTCGATCAAGTAGTGACGCTAGCTGAGTCGAACTTATTTGACATTATCGGTCATTTAGATTTAGTGAAAATTTTTAAATACGTGCCAGAAGATGAGGAATTTTTGTTAGAACAGTACGATCGTGCCACAACGGCACTAGCCAACTCGAAAACGTGCGTTGAAATTAGTACAGCAGGTTTGCGTAAACCTGTTGGGGAACTATATCCTGATCCTCGTCTATTACAAATGTGTTATGATAAGGGTATTCCGATCGTGCTATCGTCTGATGCACATGTGCCACAAGATGTTGGTGCGGATTATGATCGAGCGATCGCTCTCGCTACAACAGTCGGTTACAAGGAAGTTATGACGTTTTGTAAAGGGGAACGAAAAGCGGTTCCACTTGGATAA
- a CDS encoding phosphoglycerate dehydrogenase codes for MVRILVSDAMSEEGLAPLLADPTIEVVQKKVSEVEDELDQFDALLVRSATKVTEQLLQKMTNLKIVGRAGVGVDNIDVDAATRYGVVVINAPNGNTISTAEHTFAMMASLVRRIPQAHISVKSREWNRSAFVGIELFGKHLGIIGFGRIGSEVAKRARAFGMHVHVYDPFLTKARAEKIGVDVCTLDALLAQADIITVHTPLTKETKGLLGQKNLAKTKKGVYLINCARGGIIDEQALIPFLENGHVAGVALDVFEQEPPGDHPLLSFDNVVVTPHLGASTVEAQVNVATQVAEEVLTFLQGKPVTSSINLPTLSKDVYEKIQAFYTLARKMGILASQYMSEPVQEIAITYSGSVADLETTFITRSLLAGFLKPRVASTVNEVNAAMIAKERGIAFSEKFSANGNDYNNSITLTVYGENKTFTLKGTHIAHYGDRIVHFNGFAIDFAPEGHLLYIQHHDKPGMIGKVGNILGDHQVNIATMQVGRQEAGGKAIMMLSLDKPLDDALVETLEQISDIDVVKRLEV; via the coding sequence ATGGTTCGCATTTTAGTATCTGACGCGATGAGCGAAGAAGGTCTTGCCCCACTTCTTGCTGATCCAACGATCGAAGTCGTGCAAAAAAAGGTAAGCGAGGTGGAGGACGAACTTGATCAGTTCGATGCGCTGCTCGTTCGTAGCGCGACAAAAGTGACTGAACAATTACTGCAAAAAATGACGAATTTAAAAATTGTAGGCCGCGCTGGAGTCGGTGTGGACAATATTGACGTCGATGCAGCTACACGATACGGTGTCGTCGTCATTAACGCTCCAAACGGCAATACAATTTCGACAGCGGAGCATACATTTGCGATGATGGCTTCATTAGTGCGCCGTATTCCTCAAGCGCACATTTCAGTCAAATCACGTGAATGGAATCGTTCCGCTTTCGTCGGTATCGAGTTATTCGGAAAACATTTAGGTATTATTGGATTTGGTCGCATCGGTTCTGAAGTAGCAAAGCGTGCGCGCGCATTCGGTATGCACGTTCACGTATACGATCCATTTTTAACGAAAGCGCGAGCAGAAAAAATTGGTGTCGATGTTTGCACGCTTGATGCGTTGCTTGCACAAGCGGATATCATTACTGTACATACGCCGCTAACAAAAGAAACGAAAGGGCTTCTCGGTCAAAAAAACTTAGCGAAAACGAAAAAAGGTGTATATTTAATTAACTGCGCGCGCGGTGGCATCATCGATGAACAAGCGCTCATTCCGTTTTTAGAAAACGGACATGTGGCAGGCGTTGCGCTCGATGTGTTTGAACAAGAACCACCGGGAGACCATCCGCTTCTTTCGTTTGATAACGTCGTTGTCACTCCACATCTTGGGGCATCAACAGTCGAAGCGCAAGTGAACGTAGCGACACAAGTCGCTGAAGAAGTATTAACATTTTTACAAGGAAAACCGGTCACATCGTCCATTAACTTACCGACACTTTCAAAAGATGTATACGAAAAAATTCAAGCTTTTTATACATTGGCTCGAAAAATGGGTATTTTAGCTTCACAATATATGAGCGAGCCGGTTCAAGAAATTGCGATTACGTATTCAGGGTCTGTTGCTGATTTAGAAACGACATTTATTACACGTAGTTTGCTTGCTGGATTTTTAAAACCTCGCGTTGCTTCAACTGTCAACGAAGTAAACGCAGCCATGATCGCCAAAGAACGCGGCATCGCCTTTAGTGAAAAATTTTCAGCAAACGGAAACGACTACAACAACAGCATTACGTTAACTGTATATGGCGAAAACAAAACATTTACGTTGAAAGGTACCCATATTGCCCACTACGGTGATCGGATCGTTCATTTTAATGGCTTTGCGATCGATTTTGCTCCAGAAGGGCATTTGTTGTACATTCAACATCATGATAAACCGGGAATGATCGGAAAAGTCGGTAACATTTTAGGTGACCATCAAGTAAACATCGCAACGATGCAAGTTGGTCGCCAAGAAGCGGGTGGAAAAGCGATTATGATGCTTTCACTCGATAAACCACTTGATGACGCACTCGTTGAAACGCTCGAACAAATTAGCGATATTGATGTTGTCAAAAGATTAGAAGTATAA
- a CDS encoding inorganic diphosphatase produces MAFENKVVEAFIEIPTGSQNKYEYDKERGVFKLDRVLYSPMFYPAEYGYLENTLALDGDPLDILVIVTNPTFPGCVIETRVLGYLNMVDGGEEDAKLIGVPVDDPRFADVRSLEDLPQHKLKEIAHFFERYKDLEGKKTEIGTWEGPEAAAKLIDECIARYNEQK; encoded by the coding sequence ATGGCGTTTGAAAACAAAGTTGTTGAAGCGTTTATTGAAATTCCAACAGGTAGCCAAAACAAATATGAATATGACAAAGAGCGTGGCGTATTTAAACTCGATCGCGTCTTATATTCACCAATGTTTTATCCTGCAGAATACGGCTATTTAGAAAATACACTTGCATTAGATGGCGACCCGCTTGATATTTTAGTTATCGTGACAAATCCGACATTCCCTGGCTGCGTTATTGAAACGCGTGTCCTTGGCTACTTGAACATGGTAGACGGTGGCGAAGAAGATGCAAAATTAATCGGTGTACCTGTTGACGATCCTCGCTTTGCTGATGTGCGTAGCCTTGAAGATCTTCCACAACATAAATTAAAAGAAATCGCTCATTTCTTTGAGCGTTATAAAGATCTAGAAGGAAAGAAAACAGAAATCGGCACATGGGAAGGTCCAGAAGCGGCTGCAAAACTCATTGACGAATGCATCGCTCGTTACAACGAACAAAAATAA
- a CDS encoding ferredoxin, whose product MPKYTIVDKETCIACGACGAAAPDIYDYDDEGIAYVTLDDNQGIVEVPDVLIDDMMDAFEGCPTDSIKVADEPFDGDPNKFE is encoded by the coding sequence ATGCCAAAGTACACAATTGTTGACAAAGAAACATGTATTGCCTGTGGTGCATGTGGAGCAGCTGCACCTGATATTTACGATTACGATGATGAAGGGATCGCTTACGTGACATTAGACGACAACCAAGGCATTGTCGAAGTACCAGACGTATTAATTGACGATATGATGGATGCATTTGAAGGCTGTCCAACAGACTCGATCAAAGTCGCGGACGAGCCATTTGATGGCGATCCAAACAAATTTGAATAA
- a CDS encoding ATP-dependent DNA helicase codes for MLNILKERFGYDSFRMGQREIIEDVLKGRNCVAMLPTGGGKSLCYQLPGYILNGSVLIISPLVSLMEDQVQQLRNRGEKRVVALNRFLSYREKQDVLRELASYRFIYASPEILQSPLLIEALTRINISLFVVDEAHCISQWGHDFRPDFLKLGLLRQTLGNPPCLALTATATRQVIADIVTTLKLDDVKQHIYPLDRPNICLYVQYVQTVEEKIKALKHLVATLPKPGIVYVASRQWAETLAEVLRDDHRVSYYHGGMDGEQRLLIQQQFVYDQLDVICCTNAFGMGVDKPNVRFVIHFHLPTQPEAYWQEVGRAGRDGNESIAILLYASGDEQMGQLMIDMEFPTKEQIVYALDAPRHGRKEMGLTDVQQRLLLYWLEQMNMQEDIHTLANQLYAHIEQRKQEKIKKWVFMQRWLNEQTCRRRTMLSYFEQQPLPNERCCDRCGADIYVNAPVKHIQQIHLRPWQEELCSMFAIKVRTND; via the coding sequence ATGCTTAACATATTAAAGGAACGATTTGGTTACGATTCGTTTCGCATGGGGCAAAGAGAAATTATTGAAGATGTGCTGAAGGGACGAAATTGTGTTGCTATGCTTCCGACTGGAGGGGGAAAATCGCTTTGTTATCAGCTCCCGGGTTATATATTAAACGGCAGTGTGTTAATTATTTCCCCACTCGTTTCGCTTATGGAGGATCAAGTACAGCAGCTTAGAAATCGCGGTGAAAAACGTGTTGTAGCGCTCAATCGTTTTCTGTCTTATCGCGAAAAACAAGATGTGTTGCGTGAGTTAGCATCGTATCGTTTTATTTATGCTTCGCCTGAAATTTTACAATCCCCTTTACTTATCGAAGCGTTAACACGGATAAACATTTCGTTGTTTGTCGTAGATGAAGCACATTGTATTTCACAATGGGGACATGATTTTCGCCCTGACTTTTTAAAGCTCGGTCTTCTTCGCCAAACGCTCGGCAATCCGCCATGTTTAGCGCTAACGGCTACAGCTACACGTCAAGTTATCGCTGATATTGTAACGACGCTTAAACTCGACGACGTTAAACAACATATATACCCGCTCGATCGCCCAAATATTTGTTTATACGTGCAATATGTTCAAACGGTAGAAGAAAAAATCAAGGCGTTAAAACACCTTGTCGCCACGTTACCTAAACCGGGAATTGTGTATGTAGCTAGTCGACAATGGGCAGAAACATTAGCAGAAGTGCTTCGTGACGATCATCGCGTAAGCTATTATCATGGCGGTATGGATGGTGAACAGCGACTTCTTATTCAACAACAGTTCGTTTATGATCAGTTAGACGTCATTTGTTGTACAAATGCGTTTGGAATGGGTGTTGATAAACCGAACGTTCGCTTCGTTATCCATTTTCACTTGCCGACACAACCAGAAGCATATTGGCAAGAAGTTGGGCGCGCTGGGCGCGATGGAAACGAAAGTATTGCCATATTATTGTATGCCTCGGGCGATGAACAAATGGGACAATTGATGATCGATATGGAATTTCCGACAAAAGAACAAATTGTCTATGCATTGGACGCTCCACGCCATGGGCGGAAGGAAATGGGGTTAACAGACGTGCAACAACGTCTTTTATTGTATTGGCTAGAACAAATGAATATGCAAGAAGATATACACACGTTAGCCAATCAACTATACGCCCATATAGAACAAAGAAAACAAGAAAAAATAAAAAAATGGGTATTTATGCAACGATGGCTAAACGAACAAACTTGTCGTCGGCGTACGATGCTTTCATATTTTGAACAACAACCACTTCCAAATGAGCGTTGCTGTGATCGGTGTGGCGCTGATATATACGTAAACGCTCCTGTAAAACATATTCAACAAATACATTTGCGCCCGTGGCAGGAAGAGCTCTGTTCCATGTTTGCAATAAAGGTGAGGACAAATGATTAA
- a CDS encoding CPBP family intramembrane metalloprotease encodes MIKKQMEIVSQMNDEEIVYHLYVTQALIFLIALILSVFLFTPATFFSMWQWDIREILLYGSGCAALVLFVDFLLIQYAPEQWYDDGGINEKLFRSRSVPHIFIMTTVIAFCEELLFRGVIQTHVGLFFASIIFALLHIRYWRKWLLLLAVVSLSFWIGLIYEWTSNLWVTIFAHFLIDFILALHIRYRTKEVTNDA; translated from the coding sequence ATGATTAAAAAACAAATGGAGATAGTTAGTCAAATGAACGATGAAGAAATCGTTTATCATCTATATGTAACACAAGCGCTTATTTTTCTTATTGCGCTCATTTTAAGTGTATTTTTATTTACGCCTGCGACCTTCTTTTCGATGTGGCAGTGGGATATACGGGAAATACTATTGTACGGTAGCGGTTGTGCGGCGCTTGTTCTTTTTGTCGATTTTTTACTTATTCAGTATGCACCTGAACAATGGTATGATGATGGTGGAATCAATGAAAAATTATTTCGTTCACGTTCGGTACCGCACATTTTTATCATGACTACGGTCATTGCATTTTGTGAAGAGCTATTGTTTCGTGGCGTCATTCAGACGCATGTCGGCCTATTTTTCGCAAGCATCATTTTCGCTTTATTGCATATTCGTTATTGGCGAAAATGGCTCCTTCTTTTGGCTGTCGTTAGTTTAAGCTTTTGGATTGGACTTATCTATGAATGGACGAGCAATTTATGGGTCACGATTTTTGCCCACTTTCTCATTGATTTTATTTTAGCGTTACACATCCGGTATCGTACAAAAGAGGTGACAAACGATGCGTGA